A segment of the Phycisphaerales bacterium genome:
CTCGAGCGGCTGGCCGCGCTCGTCGGTCAGCGGGTGGCCCTTGAGGTCGGTAATCACGGGAATCGGATGTTCCTTCTCATGCGCCGCCAGCGCCTTCTCGAGACGCTGCTGATCCTTGGCATCGAGTTTCGTCCAAGCGCCCCGGCCGCGGCACTTGGGGAACGCGGAGCAACTCAGCCACGGGCCGCGCTTGCCGCTGCGAAGGTTCAGCGGCTCGCCGCACTTGGGGCACGGCAGATCAGTCGCATAGGGCGGCGGCTGGGGCGCGACGGGGCGCTCCTTCTTGTCGAGTTTCAGGATGCCGTCGCAGTCCGGGTATCTCGTGCAGCCCAGGAAGGCGCCGAAGCGCCCGGTGCGCTTGTTCATCGGCGCGCCGCACTTGGGGCAGGCGACATCGACCGGCTCGATCTTGCGCGGCCGGCCCTCCGTGTCGATGGGCGACGCGTAATCGCAATCCGGATAGCGCGAGCAGCTGAGGAAGCGGCCGTTCTTGCCGAAGCGGTAGACGGTGGTGGCGCCGCACTTTTCGCAGCGGATGTCGTCGGGCGCGGGTTCGATTTCGGCCTTGGCGTGCTTGAGCGTCTCGTGCGCTTCTTCGAGCCGCACGCTGAACGGACCGTAAAACTCGTCGAGCACCGCGACCCAGTCCACTTCGCGCGACTCGATGCGATCGAGTTCGCCTTCCATCTCGCGCGTAAAGCCGAGGTTGAGAATGTCGGGGAATGCCTCGACGAGTTTGTCGGTGACGACTTCGCCGAGGTCGGTGGCAAAGAAGCGGCGCTCGCGCTGCTCGACGTACTTGCGATCCTGAATGGTCTGGATGATCGCGGCGTAGGTGGAGGGCCGGCCAATGCCTTCTTCTTCGAGCGTCTTGACGAGCGATGCTTCGGTGTAGCGCGGCGGCGGACTGGTGAACTTCTGCAGAGGCTTGAGATCGAACGGGCCGAGATGGTCCTGCTCCTTCATCGCCGGCAGCGTCTGCTCGTCGGAAGCGATGGGCACGCCGGCGACCTTGAGGAAGCCGTCGAAGACGAGCACCCGTCCGGTGGACTTGAAGACGAGGCCCTGATCGCGCACCGGGCTGGAGAGCACGGCTGTCGAATCCCACTGGGCCGGCGTCATCTGGCAGGAGACGAAGCGCTCCCAGATCACGCGGTAGAGTTTGGCCTGGTCGGGGCTGAGCGCGCCGGCAACGGCGTCGGGGTGGATGCTCACGTCGGTGGGGCGGATGGCTTCGTGGGCTTCCTGCGCGGCCTTGTTCGAACTGCTGTAGGAGTTGGGCGCATCGGGGAGGTACTTGTCGCCAAACGTCGAGCCGATGTACTGCCGCGCCATGTTGATCGCTTCGCTCGACAGGTGGGTCGAGTCGGTTCGCATGTAGGTGATGAGGCCGACGGTGCCGTGGCGCGGCAGATCGACGCCTTCGTACAGCTGCTGGGCGATGCGCATGGTGCGCTGCGCGCCGAAGCCCAGGCGGGTCGAGGCCGCCTGCTGGAGCGTCGAGGTGATGAACGGCGCGCCGGGGCGCGAGGTGGTGCGCTTCGTCTCGATCGAGGTGATGACAAAGTCGCTCGGGTCGGTCGCGCCGACGAACTCGACGAGATGCTGGGCGGGGCCCTTGGCTTTCTCGTCGCGCTTCTCGATGCGGTCGCTGAGCGTGAAGCCGGCGCGCCTGGCGATTTTCAGCGCGGCGTCGGCGCTTCCGATCTCGGGCTTGACGCCGTCGATCTCGAAGAGGTCGGCGCGGAATGCGTCATGTTTGGCCAGCCAGGCGTTCTGCGCCTTGATTGTGGGCGGATTGCCCTTCTCATCGAGTTTGCCCGCGAAGGCCATCCACTGCTGGGCGATCGTCGAGAGCTTGGCGCGCTGGGTGGTGAGGCGGACGCTCAGGTTCCAGTATTCATCGGGAACGAAAGCGCGGATCTCCCGCTCGCGCTCGACCACGAGCCGCACGGCGACCGACTGGACGCGTCCGGCACTGAGGCCCCGAGCCACCTTCTTCCAGAGCAGCGGTGAGACCTGGTAGCCCACGATGCGGTCGAGGATGCGCCGCGCCTGCTGCGCGTTGACGCGATCTTCATCGATCGGATGCGGGTTCTCAAAGGCGCGTCTGACCTCGCTGCGCGTGACAGCGTTGAAGACGACGCGTTTGGCATCGCGGGATTCGATGCCCAGCTCCTGCGCGAGGTGCCAGGCGATGGCTTCGCCCTCGCGATCAAGGTCGGTGGCGAACCAGACGTCGGCGGCGTTGCGCGCGGCCTTCTTGAGTTCGCTGATCGTCGTCTTCTTTCCGGGCAGAATCTCATAGGTCGGTTTGAAGCGGTGCTCGAGATCGACGCCGGGCACCGGCTGCTTGACTCCCTTGGGCGACTTGTTGGGCAGGTCGCGCACGTGCCCGACCGACGCCTTGACGACGTAGTCGGGGCCGAGGTACTGGTTGATGTTGCGAGCCTTGCTGGGTGACTCGACGATCACCAGGTGCTTGCCCTTCGTGTCCACGGCGGCGGGGTTTTTGCGTCGGGAGGAAGATTTCGACTTGGTCTTTTTGGCCATCTTGGTGGTCTTTGTCCGTCGATCCGAGGGTACCCCGCTGCCGGCCGGCGCGGCGGCAGGTTGAGGCAGGGCTGCGATTGGGTGGATTTCGTACCCCAAGGCAGTCGGCTGGTCAAGTGGCATACCTTTAATGCAACTGGGCCGCCATCGCGGTGAGAGTGATAGCCTCAAGCCGGAGTGTGCGCTGCCGGCGGATTGCCACCGGTCCGGGTGCTGATGAAGTTAAAGGCTTGGTGTGCAATGTCTTGCGCCTGCAAGCCTGCGCAGGCAATCCAGCAAGAATCAGGGTAGAGCCGGAAACTCTTGAGCCATGTCCGCTGTTTGCGGGCGAAGCGCCGCGTCTCGATCTTGATCTGCTCGACCGCCGCTTCGAGGCTGTCGTTGCCCTCGAGAGCGGCCAGCAACTGCTTGTAACCGAGTGCTTCGCGCGCCTGCGAACCGAGCCGGCTGGCGGCGTGCAGGGCCTTCACTTCATCGACCAGGCCCGCCTCCAGCATGGCCTTCACCCGGGCGTTGATGCGCGGATTGATCGCTTCAACGGGCCAGTCGAGACCGATCAGGGTGACGTCGCCGCGACGCGCCCTGCCGCTCCACTGCGACTGCCACTGGCTCAGCGGCTTTCCGGTGGCGCGATGCACCTCCAGGGCCCGCGTCAGGCGCTTGCGGTCGTTGCGGTGGATGCGCTGGGCGCTGGCGGGATCGACGCGCGCGACCTCGGCGTGCAGATCGGCGAGCGACCACCCGGCAAGTTGGGCGCGCAGCGAGTCATCGGGCGGCGGACCTTCGAAGAGGCCTTCGAGAAACGCCTTCACGTAAAGATTCGTTCCGCCTACGACAATCGGCCAGCGGCCGCGGGCGCGAATCTCGGCGATGCAGCGCTCGGCCGCCTTGAGCCAGTCGTCAACGGAAAAAGGCTCGTCGGGCTCGACGACGTCGATGAGGTGGTGGGGGACGAGTTGCTGTTCTTCGCGGGTTGGCTTGGCGGTGCCGATGTCCATGCCGCGATAGACCTGCATCGAATCGGCGCTGATGATCTCGCCGCCGCCGGGCAGG
Coding sequences within it:
- the miaA gene encoding tRNA (adenosine(37)-N6)-dimethylallyltransferase MiaA; the protein is MTTEQRPVILIVGPTAGGKSGLALSLAQRLPGGGEIISADSMQVYRGMDIGTAKPTREEQQLVPHHLIDVVEPDEPFSVDDWLKAAERCIAEIRARGRWPIVVGGTNLYVKAFLEGLFEGPPPDDSLRAQLAGWSLADLHAEVARVDPASAQRIHRNDRKRLTRALEVHRATGKPLSQWQSQWSGRARRGDVTLIGLDWPVEAINPRINARVKAMLEAGLVDEVKALHAASRLGSQAREALGYKQLLAALEGNDSLEAAVEQIKIETRRFARKQRTWLKSFRLYPDSCWIACAGLQAQDIAHQAFNFISTRTGGNPPAAHTPA
- the topA gene encoding type I DNA topoisomerase: MPLDQPTALGYEIHPIAALPQPAAAPAGSGVPSDRRTKTTKMAKKTKSKSSSRRKNPAAVDTKGKHLVIVESPSKARNINQYLGPDYVVKASVGHVRDLPNKSPKGVKQPVPGVDLEHRFKPTYEILPGKKTTISELKKAARNAADVWFATDLDREGEAIAWHLAQELGIESRDAKRVVFNAVTRSEVRRAFENPHPIDEDRVNAQQARRILDRIVGYQVSPLLWKKVARGLSAGRVQSVAVRLVVEREREIRAFVPDEYWNLSVRLTTQRAKLSTIAQQWMAFAGKLDEKGNPPTIKAQNAWLAKHDAFRADLFEIDGVKPEIGSADAALKIARRAGFTLSDRIEKRDEKAKGPAQHLVEFVGATDPSDFVITSIETKRTTSRPGAPFITSTLQQAASTRLGFGAQRTMRIAQQLYEGVDLPRHGTVGLITYMRTDSTHLSSEAINMARQYIGSTFGDKYLPDAPNSYSSSNKAAQEAHEAIRPTDVSIHPDAVAGALSPDQAKLYRVIWERFVSCQMTPAQWDSTAVLSSPVRDQGLVFKSTGRVLVFDGFLKVAGVPIASDEQTLPAMKEQDHLGPFDLKPLQKFTSPPPRYTEASLVKTLEEEGIGRPSTYAAIIQTIQDRKYVEQRERRFFATDLGEVVTDKLVEAFPDILNLGFTREMEGELDRIESREVDWVAVLDEFYGPFSVRLEEAHETLKHAKAEIEPAPDDIRCEKCGATTVYRFGKNGRFLSCSRYPDCDYASPIDTEGRPRKIEPVDVACPKCGAPMNKRTGRFGAFLGCTRYPDCDGILKLDKKERPVAPQPPPYATDLPCPKCGEPLNLRSGKRGPWLSCSAFPKCRGRGAWTKLDAKDQQRLEKALAAHEKEHPIPVITDLKGHPLTDERGQPLEKPADRGESASGNVSHDAA